A window of the Ostrea edulis chromosome 1, xbOstEdul1.1, whole genome shotgun sequence genome harbors these coding sequences:
- the LOC130051325 gene encoding uncharacterized protein LOC130051325, whose protein sequence is MEVDTEDNPRKDTMEVELDHSECYDRGKAVSFIMNLKEMHRIRETTAEAVANGINGIVQKYIDMLRNKVHQCLQGAGIPEHINELNKVFDVELPFHGVVASHERKKFIKEDFLYIEPELVRVGQRLRVIRRRGDANLDVVRLFLVCAYYTKY, encoded by the exons ATGGAAGTGGATACTGAAGATAATCCAAGAAAAGACACTATGGAAGTTGAACTTGACCATAGTGAATGTTACGATAGAGGCAAAGCAGTGTCTTTTATTATGAATCTCAAAGAAATGCACAGGATACGGGAG ACTACTGCAGAAGCTGTTGCAAATGGGATTAATGGCATAGTCCAGAAATACATCGACATGTTGAGGAATAAAGTACATCAATGTTTGCAGGGTGCTGGTATTCCTGAACACATCAACGAGTTGAATAAAGTATTTGACGTTGAACTGCCATTTCATGGTGTTGTTGCATCGcatgaaagaaagaaatttataaaagaggACTTcctatatatt GAACCAGAACTTGTTCGGGTAGGACAAAGGCTGCGAGTTATTAGACGGAGAGGAGATGCTAACCTTGATGTTGTTAGACTCTTTCTAGTATGTGCATATTACACAAAGTATTGA